A genomic region of Chloracidobacterium sp. contains the following coding sequences:
- a CDS encoding type II toxin-antitoxin system RelE/ParE family toxin yields the protein MSVYTVEFVKSAEKEFLKLPKKIRDRFVEALKLLAISPFSELLKIKKLKGTDDAYRIRIGEYRLIYKIEQDVLTVLVIKVGHRREVYRRS from the coding sequence ATGTCTGTTTACACCGTCGAATTCGTCAAAAGTGCGGAGAAGGAGTTTCTCAAACTCCCGAAAAAGATTCGCGATAGATTTGTCGAAGCACTAAAGTTGCTCGCTATCAGTCCGTTTTCAGAGCTTCTGAAAATTAAGAAACTGAAAGGCACTGATGACGCGTATCGCATTAGAATAGGCGAATATAGATTGATCTATAAGATCGAACAAGACGTATTGACCGTGTTGGTGATCAAGGTTGGACACCGGCGAGAGGTATATAGGAGAAGCTAA